GGACGCGCCCACCCTGGCCGCCCGGCAGGCGCTCGCGGACGGTGCGGCGCGCGCCCTGGCCCGGGAGCACGCCCTGCTGCGGCTGGTGTCGGACGGCTCCGCGGAGGCCGCCGGGCAGGTGCTGGGTCCGTTCGCCGGGGCGTTCGTCGACTTCGACGTGCGCACCCGCACCGACGACTGGGCCGAGGGGCTGCTCCGCGGCGTCGTCGGGCACGGCGTGGCGCAGGACTTCGCCCGCACCCTCGCGGCCGGCGTGCAGGGGCACGTCGGCACGTCCCTGCGGACGGTGCTGGAGCGTCCGGCGCCGGGACGCGAGGCGGAGGCCGCGGCCGGGGCGGACGCGGAGGCGGTGCGCCTGCTGGACGACCTCGCGGTCCGTGACGAGGTGCTGGCCGCGAGGCTCGCCCTGTGGGGCCGTCGCGTGGTCGGGGAGGCGCTGAGCCTCGTCACCGTCCACGTCGACACGCGGCCGCACCTCGCGGCACTGGTCGGGGACGCCGCCCGCACGCTCGGCGCCGACGGCGACCCGCGGTCCTGGCTCGTGGCCCGCCTCACGGCGGAGCACACGCGGCGCATGGACCGGCTCCGGCTGGCGGCCTGAGCGTCCGCCCGGGCCGCCGCCGGTGGTCCGGGCGGCGTCAGAGCGAGCCGAACCCGACCGGACGCTGCTCGCCGCTGCCGATCTCCACGTAGCCGATGGTCGACGACGGCACGATCACGAGCCGACCCTTGGCGTCGGTGATCTCCAGGGGGGTGCCGTCCTCCAGCGCCTTGCGCACGGCCTTGGCCGCGCCCTCGGGCTTGAGGTCGGTCTCGACCACCAGCTCGCGGGTGAGGTTCTGCACACCGATCGTGATCTCCACGTTGACTCCTTCGCGATCGGCGTCGCGCACCGCGACGCCGGCTGGTACCTGGCCGTCCCGATCCTATGCACGCCCGGGGCGCGAGGACGGCGTCGTCCGCGCAGGGTGAACGCGGTGCGGCCCGTGTCGGTGGCCCGTGGTCGAATCCTCCCGTGACCGCCACCGTCCGCCTCGTGCCGCCGGCCCCCGCGCCCCGCGCCGGGGCCGCCGTCGTGCTGGACCCCCAGCAGCAGGCCGCGCTGGACGCCGCGGCGGTCGAGCCCGTGACGCTGGTGGTCGGTGCACCGGGCACCGGGCGGACCACGGTCGTGCGCGAGGTCGCCGTGCGCGCGGTCGAGGCCGGGACGGACCCCGGTCGGGTGCTGGTGCTGGCCGCGTCCCGCCGGGCCGCGGCGCGTCTGCGCGACGAGGTCACCGCGGCCACCGGGCGCACCATCGGCGCACCCATGGTCCGCACCGCGGCGTCGGCCGCGTTCGCGGTGCTGCGCGCGCGCGACGAGGCGCTCGGCGATCCCGCCCCCACCCTCGTGTCCGGTCCCGAGCAGGACCTGGTTCTCGGCGAGCTGCTCGCCGGCCACCTCGACGGCGAGGGCGTGCCCCTGCCCCTGCCGCCGGGCCTTCCCGCGGAGTCCCTCGGCCTGCGCGGCCTGCGCCAGGAGCTGCGCGACCTGCTGATGCGCGCGGCCGAGCGTGGGCTCGGCCCCGAGGACCTCGCCGACCTGGGACGGCGCCACGACCGTCCCGAGTGGGTGCTCGGCGGGCAGCTCTACGACGAGTACCTCGCCGTCTCCGCCCTGCGCGGCGCCACCCCCGACGTCGGGGCGCGCTACGACCCGGCGGTCGTCGTCGACGAGGCCGCCCACGCCCTGGCCACGTGGTCCGACACCGTGCCGGACGTCCCCGTGCCGTCGTGGGACCTGGTCGTGGTCGACGACTACCAGGAGGCGACCGTCGCCACCGCCCGCCTGCTGGGCGTGCTGCGCGCCGGCGGCGCGCGCCTGCTGCTCGCCGCCGACCCCGACCTCGCCGTCCAGGGGTTCCGCGGCGCCGCGCCCGCGCTCGTGGGCCGGGCCGGGGCGCGCGGTGACGAGGTCGGCGCCCTCGACGCCCACCCGGTCGTCCTCGGCACGGCGTGGCGCCAGCCCGCGCCCCTGCGCGCGGTCACCCGCGCGGTCACGTCCCGCGTCCCGACCGTCGGCGGGCCGCTGCACCGCGGGGCGGACGCCCGCCCGGGACCGGAGGACGACGGCGACGGGCCGACCGACGGGTCGTCGGCCTGGACCGGGACGGGCGGCGACGCCGGGGCGGCACGCGTCGACGTGGCGGTCCTCGCGGGGGCGGCCCAGGAGGCCGCCTACGTCGCCCGCGAGCTGCGTGCGGAGCACCTGCTGCACGGCACGCCCTGGGAACGGATGGTCGTGGTGGCCCGCAGCGGCGATCGCCTCGCCGCGCTGCGCCGCGACCTCGTGGCGGCGTCGGTCCCGGTCGCCCTGCTGGGCTCGGACGTCCCGCTGCGCGACGAGCCGGCCGTGGTGCCGCTGCTCGCCGCCCTGCGCATCTGCGCGGGTCCCGGTGCGCTGGACCGGATGCTCGCGGACCTCCGCCTCCCGGCCGACGGCGTGCCCGACGACACGCCGGACGACGCCCCCGGAGCCCTGGACCCGGCCGCGGCGGCGCTGCTGCTCACCTCCCCGGTCGGCGGCCTGGACGCGGTCTCCCTGCGGCGCCTGCGCCGTGCGCTGCGCGCCGAGGAGCTGTCCGGCGGCGGCGGCCGGTCCTCGGACGCGCTGCTGGTCGAGGTCCTGGGCGACCCGGACCGGGCCGCGACCCTGCCGCCGGGCGTGCGGCGCGGCCCCACCGCCGTGGCGCGCGTGCTCGCCGCCGGACGCGCGGCGGCCGCCGCCGAGGGCGCCACCGCGCAGACCGTGCTGTGGGCCGTGTGGGCGGCGACCGGCCTGGCCGACCGGTGGCGCGACCTCGCCCTCGCCGGGGGCCCCGCGGGTGTGCGCGCCGACCGTGACCTCGACGCCGTGCTCGCGCTGTTCCGCGCCGCCGAGACGTACGTCGAGCGCATGCCCGGCGCGCCCGTCGCGTCGTTCGTCGACTACCTGTCCTCGCAGGACCTCCCCGCGGACTCCCTCGCGGCGTCCGCGACGGGTGCCCGGGCCGTCGAGGCCCTCACCCCGGCCGGGGCCGCGGGGCGCGAGTGGGACGTCGTCGTGGTCGCGGGGGTCCAGGACGGCGTCTGGCCGGACCTGCGGCTGCGCGACTCGCTCCTCGGGTCGCAGGCGCTGGTGGAGCTCCTCGCGGGTCGCAGCCGGGACGCCCACGGCGTCGGCAAGGAGGCGCGCACGCAGGTGCTCGCCGACGAGCTGCGCTCGTTCGCCGTCGCCACGTCCCGCGCCCGCCGGCGGCTGCTCGTCACCGCGGTGGAGGACGCCGAGGAGACCCCGTCGGTGTTCTGCGACCTCGTCTCGCCACGCGGCGACGACGGCGAGGGCCCCGACCCCCGTCGCGTGCGCGTGGGGCCGCCGCTCGACCTGCGTGGTGTCGTGGCGGCCGCCCGCGCCGAGCTCGTGCGGGAGGCCGCCGCCGACCTCGGCCGGCCCGCGGCGACGGGCACGGACACCCACGCCGGGCCGGACGCGTCGCGGGCGGCGGACGGAGGGTCGCACGCCGCCGGCACGGCGGCCGCGCTCCTCGCCCGGCTCGCCGACGCCGGGGTGGCGGAGGCCGACCCGCGCACCTGGTACGGCGTCGCGACGACGTCCAGCGACGCCCCCCTGTGGGGGCCGGACGACGTCGTGACCGTCTCCCCGTCGAAGGTCGACACGGTGACGACCTGCGCCGTGCGGTGGGCGTTCGAGTCGGCGGGCGGCACCGCCCCCGACGCGACCCACCAGAGCCTGGGCACGCTCGTGCACAGCATCGCCGAGGACCACCCCGCCGGGTCGCTCACCGTGCTGCGCGCGGAGCTGGACCGGCGCTGGCCGGAGCTCGCGCTGCCCGACGGCTGGCCGGCCCGCCAGCTGCGCCGCCGGGCCGAGGCGATGGTGGAACGGCTCGCCGCCTACACGGCGCAGGCGGGAGAGCCGGTGCTCGTCGAGCCCGCGTTCGAGGTCCCCGTGGGCCGCGCCCTGCTGCGCGGCAAGATCGACCGTGTCGAGCGCGACGGCGACGACGCCGTCACCGTGGCCGACCTCAAGACCGGCCGCAGCGCGACTTCGAAGGACAAGGCCGCGGAGAACCCGCAGCTCGGCGCCTACCAGCTGGCGGTCACCGAGGGTGCGCTCGACCTGCCCGACGGCACGCGCAGCGCCGGGGCCCGCCTCGTCTACGTCGGCACCGACACCAAGGGCCCGTCGCTGCGCGAGCAGGCCGCCCTCGACCCGGAGCCGGACGGGTCGAGCTGGGCCCGTACCCTCGTCACCGAGGCCGCCGACACGATGGCGGCCGCCACGTTCACCGCGCGGCAGAACGACCTGTGCGGGATGTGCCCCGTGCGCCGCAGCTGCCCGGTGCAGACCGAGGGAAGGACGGTGATCCCGTGACGACGCCCCCCGGCGGCCCGGTCCCCGACGACGCCGCGCCCGACACCCTCGCGGACGAGGAGTGGTGGTCGGCGCTCGGCGCGGACCACCGCGACGCGGGCCTCGGGTTCCCCGAGCTGGAGCCGTCGCCGCAGGCCCCCGCAGCCCCGCGGTACTCGGCCCGGGACATCGCGGAGAAGCTGCGGCGGCCCGCGCCCACGGACGAGCAGGTCGCCGTCATCGAGGCCCCGCTGGAACCGGTGCTGGTCGTGGCCGGCGCCGGGTCCGGCAAGACGGAGACGATGGCGGCACGCGTCGTCTGGCTCATCGCCAACGGGCTGGTCGAGCCGGAGGAGGTGCTCGGCCTGACGTTCACGCGCAAGGCCGCGGGCGAGCTCTCGACCCGCGTCCAGTCGCGCCTGGCCCAGCTCGCGCGCGCGGAGGGCCGCACGACGGCCGACCTCGACCTCCTCGCACGCCCCACCGTGGCGACCTACAACGCGTACGCGGCCTCCCTCGTGGCCGACCACGGGCTGCGCCTCGGCGTGGAGCCGGGCTCACGGCTGCTCGGCGAGGCCAACCAGTGGCAGCTCGCCGCCGAGGTGGTCGAGTCGTGGGACGGCGACCTGCGCACCGACAAGGCGGTCAGCACGATCGTCGGCGCGGTGCTGTCGCTGTCCGGCGCCCTGGGCGAGCACCTGCGGGACGTCGAGGAGGCCCGCGCCGCGCTCGAGGACATCGTCGAGCGGCTCGACGCCCTCCCGCTCGGGCCGCGGCAGCGGCAGCGCACCCAGGACGTGGAGAAGCTCATCGGGTCGGTCGCCGAGCGGGCCCGCCTCCTCGACCTCGTCGTCGAGTACCGGCGGCGCAAGCGCGTCGCCGACTCCCTCGACTTCGGCGACCAGGTCGCGTTCGCCGCCGAGCTCGCCCGCGGCGTCCCCGCGGTCGGCGCCGCCGAACGGGCCCGGTACCGGGCGGTGCTGCTCGACGAGTACCAGGACACGTCCTACGCGCAGGTCGAGCTGCTGGCCGGGCTGTTCGGCGGCGGGCACGCCGTGACCGCCGTCGGCGACCCGCACCAGTCGATCTACGGCTGGCGCGGGGCCTCGGCGGCCGGCCTGTCCCGGTTCCCCGACCGCTTCCGCCACGTCGACGGTGGCGCGGCCGCCGTCCGCTACCTCAGCACCTCGTGGCGTAACGACGCCGCCGTGCTCGCCGCCGCCAACGTCGCGTCCGGCCCCCTGCGGCGGACCGCCTCCGCGGCCGTCCAGGTGCCCCCGCTGGACCTGCGCGCCGGCGCCGGTGACGGCGTGGTGCGGGCGCACGTCGCCGCCACCGTCGAGGACGAGGCCGAAGCCGTCGCCGAGTTCGTCGCGGCGCGGTGGCGGCGCGCCACCCGGCCCGACGGGTCCGACCGCGTCACCGCCGCCGTGCTGTGCCGTGCCCGGTCGCAGTTCGCGGGGATGGAGACCGCCCTGCGGCGTCGCGGGCTCCCGGTCGAGGTCGTGGGCCTCGGCGGGCTCCTCACCACCCCCGAGGTCGTCGACGTCGTCGCCCTGCTGGAGGCCGTCCACGACCCGTCGCGCGGCGACTCCCTGCTGCGCCTGCTCACCGGACCCCGCGTCAACCTCGGTGCCGCCGACCTGCA
This Isoptericola jiangsuensis DNA region includes the following protein-coding sequences:
- a CDS encoding DUF3107 domain-containing protein; the encoded protein is MEITIGVQNLTRELVVETDLKPEGAAKAVRKALEDGTPLEITDAKGRLVIVPSSTIGYVEIGSGEQRPVGFGSL
- a CDS encoding ferritin-like fold-containing protein yields the protein MSSASTGAAGVDPTVPAGVVELVGLAAYTELAEFGLLAARSVDAPTLAARQALADGAARALAREHALLRLVSDGSAEAAGQVLGPFAGAFVDFDVRTRTDDWAEGLLRGVVGHGVAQDFARTLAAGVQGHVGTSLRTVLERPAPGREAEAAAGADAEAVRLLDDLAVRDEVLAARLALWGRRVVGEALSLVTVHVDTRPHLAALVGDAARTLGADGDPRSWLVARLTAEHTRRMDRLRLAA
- a CDS encoding UrvD/REP family ATP-dependent DNA helicase yields the protein MTATVRLVPPAPAPRAGAAVVLDPQQQAALDAAAVEPVTLVVGAPGTGRTTVVREVAVRAVEAGTDPGRVLVLAASRRAAARLRDEVTAATGRTIGAPMVRTAASAAFAVLRARDEALGDPAPTLVSGPEQDLVLGELLAGHLDGEGVPLPLPPGLPAESLGLRGLRQELRDLLMRAAERGLGPEDLADLGRRHDRPEWVLGGQLYDEYLAVSALRGATPDVGARYDPAVVVDEAAHALATWSDTVPDVPVPSWDLVVVDDYQEATVATARLLGVLRAGGARLLLAADPDLAVQGFRGAAPALVGRAGARGDEVGALDAHPVVLGTAWRQPAPLRAVTRAVTSRVPTVGGPLHRGADARPGPEDDGDGPTDGSSAWTGTGGDAGAARVDVAVLAGAAQEAAYVARELRAEHLLHGTPWERMVVVARSGDRLAALRRDLVAASVPVALLGSDVPLRDEPAVVPLLAALRICAGPGALDRMLADLRLPADGVPDDTPDDAPGALDPAAAALLLTSPVGGLDAVSLRRLRRALRAEELSGGGGRSSDALLVEVLGDPDRAATLPPGVRRGPTAVARVLAAGRAAAAAEGATAQTVLWAVWAATGLADRWRDLALAGGPAGVRADRDLDAVLALFRAAETYVERMPGAPVASFVDYLSSQDLPADSLAASATGARAVEALTPAGAAGREWDVVVVAGVQDGVWPDLRLRDSLLGSQALVELLAGRSRDAHGVGKEARTQVLADELRSFAVATSRARRRLLVTAVEDAEETPSVFCDLVSPRGDDGEGPDPRRVRVGPPLDLRGVVAAARAELVREAAADLGRPAATGTDTHAGPDASRAADGGSHAAGTAAALLARLADAGVAEADPRTWYGVATTSSDAPLWGPDDVVTVSPSKVDTVTTCAVRWAFESAGGTAPDATHQSLGTLVHSIAEDHPAGSLTVLRAELDRRWPELALPDGWPARQLRRRAEAMVERLAAYTAQAGEPVLVEPAFEVPVGRALLRGKIDRVERDGDDAVTVADLKTGRSATSKDKAAENPQLGAYQLAVTEGALDLPDGTRSAGARLVYVGTDTKGPSLREQAALDPEPDGSSWARTLVTEAADTMAAATFTARQNDLCGMCPVRRSCPVQTEGRTVIP